A single Kryptolebias marmoratus isolate JLee-2015 linkage group LG7, ASM164957v2, whole genome shotgun sequence DNA region contains:
- the capgb gene encoding capping protein (actin filament), gelsolin-like b isoform X1, with the protein MCFLPPTTHFPRMLPFQAAPGQFGPEVRQPGLKVWRVEKMKAVPLDASEVGAFYNGDSYLVLENRGEEGADLHMWLGEKSSRDEQVACAMLATQLDNFLGGEPIQHRQVQGFESPKFMVLFPRGISYKEGGVESGFRRPQGSGAVQRLYHIKGKRNIRAKEVELSWSSFNKGDCFILDLGELIVSWIGSQANIFEKQKVREIASLIRDTDRHGKARIVDSCEGEEPEEMLKVLGPVPALAESTPEEDSKADASNSASLYKVSDATGSMTMTKVAEKSPFAKELLVRDDCFILDNGANGKIIVWKGNGANAEEKRAALQMADSFIEQMKYPRMKTQVEILPQGKETIIFKQFFKSWN; encoded by the exons AATGCTCCCATTCCAGGCAGCACCAGGTCAGTTCGGCCCAGAGGTCCGTCAGCCCGGCCTGAAGGTGTGGAGGGTGGAGAAGATGAAGGCGGTGCCACTGGACGCCTCCGAGGTGGGGGCCTTCTACAACGGAGACTCCTACCTGGTGCTGGAGAACCGCGGCGAGGAGGGGGCTGACCTCCACATGTGGCTCG GAGAGAAGTCGTCTCGGGACGAGCAGGTGGCGTGCGCCATGCTGGCCACTCAGCTGGACAACTTCCTGGGCGGCGAACCCATTCAGCACAGGCAGGTCCAGGGCTTCGAGAGCCCCAAGTTCATGGTGCTCTTCCCCAGAGGGATCAGCTACAAG GAGGGCGGCGTGGAGTCGGGCTTCAGGAGGCCTCAGGGCTCCGGCGCCGTTCAGAGGCTGTACCATATCAAGGGGAAACGCAACATCCGTGCCAAGGAGGTGGAGCTGTCCTGGAGCAGCTTCAACAAGGGCGACTGCTTCATCCTCGACCTGGGAGAG CTGATCGTGTCGTGGATCGGATCGCAGGCCAACATCTTCGAGAAGCAGAAGGTGCGGGAGATCGCCTCGCTGATCCGGGACACGGACCGGCACGGCAAGGCCCGGATCGTGGACTCCTGCGAGGGGGAGGAGCCCGAGGAGATGCTGAAG GTTCTCGGCCCGGTGCCAGCGCTGGCAGAAAGCACCCCGGAAGAGGACAGCAAGGCCGACGCGTCCAACTCGGCCTCGCTCTACAAG GTGTCCGACGCCACGGGCTCCATGACCATGACCAAGGTGGCGGAGAAGAGCCCGTTTGCCAAGGAGCTGCTGGTCCGAGACGACTGCTTCATCCTGGATAACGGGGCGAACGGGAAAATCATCGTGTGGAAAG GTAACGGCGCGAATGCTGAGGAGAAGAGGGCGGCGCTGCAGATGGCCGACAGCTTCATCGAACAGATGAAGTACCCCAGGATGAAGACACAG
- the capgb gene encoding capping protein (actin filament), gelsolin-like b isoform X2, with protein MLPFQAAPGQFGPEVRQPGLKVWRVEKMKAVPLDASEVGAFYNGDSYLVLENRGEEGADLHMWLGEKSSRDEQVACAMLATQLDNFLGGEPIQHRQVQGFESPKFMVLFPRGISYKEGGVESGFRRPQGSGAVQRLYHIKGKRNIRAKEVELSWSSFNKGDCFILDLGELIVSWIGSQANIFEKQKVREIASLIRDTDRHGKARIVDSCEGEEPEEMLKVLGPVPALAESTPEEDSKADASNSASLYKVSDATGSMTMTKVAEKSPFAKELLVRDDCFILDNGANGKIIVWKGNGANAEEKRAALQMADSFIEQMKYPRMKTQVEILPQGKETIIFKQFFKSWN; from the exons ATGCTCCCATTCCAGGCAGCACCAGGTCAGTTCGGCCCAGAGGTCCGTCAGCCCGGCCTGAAGGTGTGGAGGGTGGAGAAGATGAAGGCGGTGCCACTGGACGCCTCCGAGGTGGGGGCCTTCTACAACGGAGACTCCTACCTGGTGCTGGAGAACCGCGGCGAGGAGGGGGCTGACCTCCACATGTGGCTCG GAGAGAAGTCGTCTCGGGACGAGCAGGTGGCGTGCGCCATGCTGGCCACTCAGCTGGACAACTTCCTGGGCGGCGAACCCATTCAGCACAGGCAGGTCCAGGGCTTCGAGAGCCCCAAGTTCATGGTGCTCTTCCCCAGAGGGATCAGCTACAAG GAGGGCGGCGTGGAGTCGGGCTTCAGGAGGCCTCAGGGCTCCGGCGCCGTTCAGAGGCTGTACCATATCAAGGGGAAACGCAACATCCGTGCCAAGGAGGTGGAGCTGTCCTGGAGCAGCTTCAACAAGGGCGACTGCTTCATCCTCGACCTGGGAGAG CTGATCGTGTCGTGGATCGGATCGCAGGCCAACATCTTCGAGAAGCAGAAGGTGCGGGAGATCGCCTCGCTGATCCGGGACACGGACCGGCACGGCAAGGCCCGGATCGTGGACTCCTGCGAGGGGGAGGAGCCCGAGGAGATGCTGAAG GTTCTCGGCCCGGTGCCAGCGCTGGCAGAAAGCACCCCGGAAGAGGACAGCAAGGCCGACGCGTCCAACTCGGCCTCGCTCTACAAG GTGTCCGACGCCACGGGCTCCATGACCATGACCAAGGTGGCGGAGAAGAGCCCGTTTGCCAAGGAGCTGCTGGTCCGAGACGACTGCTTCATCCTGGATAACGGGGCGAACGGGAAAATCATCGTGTGGAAAG GTAACGGCGCGAATGCTGAGGAGAAGAGGGCGGCGCTGCAGATGGCCGACAGCTTCATCGAACAGATGAAGTACCCCAGGATGAAGACACAG